The nucleotide window aggctgcagctgaggagACGAGGGACAAAGGAGACAGGAGCTCGTCAAGTGGCTCGgccttgtttttctgtccatttAGAAGAAATCTCAAGTGTTTGCAATAAAAACCAAAACGTAAAACTGTGAAGCAGCGCCTGACAAAGTGAGAACACACAAAACCAAGTGCTGTCAAATGATCAAACCCCAGTTAGAAGGTTCTTCACGGGTTCTAATGAAACAGgaacaacaggaaacagttaaaaacaagGTCAGAGTCAACGTGTTGAGATGATCAGGATCAGAAGAAGCAAAGAAGCTGCAcacgtgttgtgtgtttgtctttatttgataTTTACCAACAAagcaagttgtgtgtgtgtgtgtgtgtgtgttgtgttacgTGTTTACCTTTCCCCGTGCACGAGCTGCCAGGGTTAAACTGGGCTAATTCAGGGATTATTCCTCAGGCACCTGTGCAGATTATTCagtatgtatgtaaatatgtcTCGTCTGGGGGCCACTGGGTCAGTTTCCAGTTCTCACCCTCCCCGCcgtgtgaagtgtgtgtgttaacgtgtgtgtgtgtgtgtgtgtgtgtgtgtgtgtgtgtgtgtgtgtgtgtgtgtgtgtgtgtgtgtgtgtgtgtgtgtgtgtgtgtgtgtgtgtgtgtgtgtgtgtgtgtgtgtgtgtgtgtgtgtgtgtgtgtgtgtgtgtgtgcgcgagagCAGCCATGCTCCACGTCACGGCTGCTTCCTGTCGAGTTGCGGAAGCtcctttgttttcatgtctggCCGCTGGGCTCGTGTCTCGCTGCCGCTCTTCCTGTTGCAGCACATCGAGCTCGACTGGAAACTTCTGGAGCCGCTGAAGCTCATGTTCATTGTGTTGTCACTCAGGAAGGTTCTGGTTGCTCTGCTGGCGAGCTGCAGCAGACACTGTGCTTCTGACACAGAGGTGGTTGTGTCTCAGTAGGGTTTGATAGATTATCAATAAATAGATTAAACCCTGATACTTAACCCTGACAATGTCTGTACTTAATTAGAAGTTACCAGACAGATGTGTTCAGTGGTAAAACACGAGAGAAGTGGTTTAACATCCTAGTTGGATGGATCCATTAGAATCTAACTGAAGTTCTCAGCAGCTCCTCACAAGTGGATCTCTTGTTATTGACTCTGTTGTCTCGTCGGAGCAGAAACCTGTTTTTAACCTGTTTTTAACCTGTTTTTGTTGTGAAGACAAGAAGTGAAAGCTGCTGTGGTTGAGCagataaaatacacacagtctAAATTTAATCAACTACAGGAGACGCAACATGTCAGAGTCCCGCCCTCGTCGTCTCACTGTGAGGACAGTGCAGATGTTCACTGATCTTcagaagtaaaagtactcacGCTTCACTCGAGTAAAAGCAGCAAAaccacaaagtaaaaatactccTGCACCACAGATTCATGAATCAGCGTCTGAGGCTGCGGCCACACgacaatgttttcatttgaaaacacatcaactgcTCCACGCTTTTAGAGACGACAAATCTGCGACAATTCTTCAACGAACAACGAAACTACTTGAACATTTCAAAGTGGTGATTTACCAACTAAATCACCTGAgttatttaagatttaagaaTTGTCCATTTAAGACGTCAGTAATCTGTGAACCTGTTGCTGGAAATCATCTGCTCTATAGAGCTGTCCAATCAGCAGCTAGAactgtgtaaacaggaagacaGAACTGACAAGAattacagttttaaatgtacaaaacatgaatattttctATTTGGACTGAGTTGTACTTGACTCTGAACCTGGAGAAACAAGTgcgtcaaagtaaaaaaacgtTAGCATAGTTTAAAATGACCATAACCATCCAGCTGAGGTTGTTTACTTTGCTAATTGTGTATGATTAACGTCAAGTTTCAGGTGCGGCTTGTTGACTTTACTGTTCGACTCTAAACGGGTTagcaagctaacgttagccctTTCCAGTCGGTCCAGGTAACCGGTTACACCGAGCAGCTGCTGGTTGTAAATATTGTGTAACATTAAATGTCACTGTGTAAGAACTAGTTTGTgacgtgtctctgtgttgtgtaaCTTGTTTCACACTAGTTTGAAACTACAAGGAGTCGGAAAGTCAGCAAACGGACTCAGTTATGTTTATCACACAACTTCTATCTAaagctagctaacgttagctgatAATCAGCTCTCTTAAGCTAACTCTCTTCTCGTCTGTCCTCGTCTGTTCTCGTCTGTTCTCGTCTCTTCTCGTCTGTCCTCGTCTCTTCTCGTCTCTTCTCGTCTCTTCTCGTCTGTCCTCGTCTCTTCTCGTCTGTCCTGTGTCGGACCTGAACCGGTCTTCATTTGTCTCGGTGGAGCTGGTTCTCCTGCAGGCGGCTGAATTCATCTCAGTTGTCGTTTTTATTGTTCCCTCTGTTTTCGGTCTGAGCTGTTTTGTCCTGcaacaggttttaaaaaatggattctgcttcatttagattttaataatTGATGTTGAGAGTCTCTTCATCATGATTAAATAAAAGCCAAATTATAATAAACCGCAATTATCTTTCAAAACCAATCTGCCAAGAGGCCTCAGATAATAATTagtaataattaaacatttgtagTATTTCCTCTTAAACTTGACTTTAGATAAACGTCGTtatttgtggactcaaacatctCAAACCAGAAATACTCGACATTGATCTGAACTTTTATCgaaacatcaaacacaaactgttgttGCAGTTGAAACAAAGTGTGAAAGAAGATTTGTGAAGATGCATGATTCTGCTCGTCTTTATCTCAGAAGCCACAGTAACCTCCTCCTGCGTCTCGGGGCTCAGTGAACAAACGAGGACCTGCTCGTGTCGTCGACGTGTTACGTGTCTTCATACGAACACGGGTTGGTTTGTCTCCTCCTGATATTAAAGTTACATCATCATTCAGCCACGTTGTCAACAACATGTGATCGTAATCACGTAATTGAGGATTGTAATCAAATGATTGCTGCGGCAAATGAGCCGAGTTCATATTGGAAGTGCAATCGAGATCACGAGCTCTTAAAATAGGAAGTGTGGAACCTGTCACTCACCGCGTGTGTCTCGTCCCTCTGTCGCAGGTTTGATTTTCTCCGTGGTGTCAGTGTGGAGCGTGCCACACACCCGCTCCACAACAACGACGGCTTTTGCCTGCATCCTCCAGTGTTTCTTCTGTCAGCAAGTCCAGCAGAGCTGCAACTCGTCCAGTGCCAGCCCGGACGCCAGCGAGGAGCCCTGCCCCACTGACATGGTGAAGATGACCAAGTCGAAGACCTTCCAGGCTTACCTGCCCAGCTGCCACCGCACCTACAGCTGCATCCACTGCCGGGCACATCTGGCCAATCACGACGAGCTCATCTCCAAGGTACGGGTTCGCTGACTCGCCCGGTTCTCCCTGATGAAACCCTTTCACATGACATCCGCTGTGTTTACATACATGACGAAGGCTCAGGCTGGTTTGTAGTTGTgtcacaaaaagaagaaaacattgaaaacactTAAATCAGGGCTGACGCACAATTGTCACAGATCTCACAACACACATCGCTTCTCACATGCTAACGTTTCATCATGGCTCAGGCTAATGTATCGTCTTGGCTCATGCTAACGTTTTGGTGCTGGTTCATGTTAAAGTTTGGTTCATGTTAATGTTTGGTCTTGCGTCATGCTACTACTTACTGAGATATGATTCAATGTTATTATTGCTcatcagtgcagctttaaatttaGAGATAATCATGTCagagtttatccagatgttttgATGGGATTTTACTGTTGTTAATGATTCACATCAGACACTGAAtcattctccttctctgttgaTCTAAACCACTTCGTTGGAACACGTTGTGAGTCGTGCTGATAAAATGTGTCCTTGTAATATTTATAAACCAATAAATCAGCTGAGCTAAACGGAGAATTGTCTCTGCGTCGGGACTCGGCAGTGACGGGGTGTTGTCTTCCACCGTCAGTCGAGTTTGACCTCGGTGTCGTTTGAGTTTCTGTTCACCTGAAGCTCCCGTCTCGACAcgagcagagacacagaagcAGCTGTTCAGCATCTGTCTTGTCTCAGCATCTAACGTTTCCAATGGTTTTATCGTCTGATTCTTTTTATCGTCTGAATATTTCAGATAATGAGGATGAAGACCCGAGTCCAGGGTCTCGTCTTCACATCGTTTCATTTGAATAGAAAAAGGGATTTGTTTTATAATCACATGAGAGGCtgaaagataaaaatgtcaagTATTTGTATTATGTTAATTATTTCAAAGGACAGcaattacattatttatatgctattttcattattaatatatttgctaattattgttttaattaaatagattttttgaCCCAAGCCGATGGaatcaaactatttattttgaagattagaaaaagcagcaaatcttcacaaataagaaacagaaactgtggaaagttttatttgtattttactgttaatcataaatgaatcaattaatcaaaaccGTCAACTTATATTTTTAATTCCATCAACAAAATGTTGCAGATCTGAACCTTTTCTAcgagttaaaaagaaaagtttggtCAGAACTTGATATTTGAGCTGAGGGTAAAAACATCACCTGTGAAATGAGGTGATAAATCACATCTTGAGTCGTCACGAGATTAGTTTGACAGATGTCCTCGTGCCGGCTCCTCTCCCCCGGATCGTAACCTTTTAGAAATCGTCGTCGTCATCTGCTGCAAACTTCCAGTCCTGCGAAGCATCGACGTTACAAACGAGCGTCTCTCTCTGCTCGTCTGGTTTCATGACAATCAGATCAGATGTGACAGTTATTTAACgctgtgtttgctgtgcagTGCTTTCAGAAACATTCATCTCTGTGGGACTGTGACCCGACGTCACTCCGGATCTCAGTTTGTTACGAGAGTCACAAAGTGTCTGGCAGCGCTCGTCTGAATTCAAAAGAGTTCGTCTCAAACCAAAGATTCGAGGAAAATGTCTTGAAAGACGAACGGACGACAACAAACCTCGATGTCGAGTCTTTTCAGAAGCGACGTGTGCGATcattcagaaaatgattctgtgtttgtgaaaagACTTTTCATTTATCGTGCAGCATCTTATTATATATGACATATTATGTTCCTGTGCTTCTTCAGATTTGATGGGAAATATTCAGTCAAAGCAAAAGGAAGCTGTCGTGGTCAAAGCTCCAACTTATGATTATTTCATTTACTTGTTgattattaccattattattattgttattaatattatgttAGTTTCTTAGCAGGATTACGAGGCTCTAAAACTCGTCAAATATGAACACGACTAGTTTGGTCttgaaaaaaacccacatttctAACTCCCAGAACAACATCAGCCATAAAAGATCGACTACAGATAAGTTTGTGTCTTCCAGCTCCTGAATCCGTCCACATCCTGTCTTCCATCATCttcagagacaaaaaacaaacagaaaaactcaTTTTACAGTCGCATCATATCCAGTCAGACGCTGGAGATTCGGCCCATTTGCTGAAAATGAGAAAGTGCTGCCAAGTCTGGACATTTATTTGAGAGCGACAAATCGGAACCTGAGTGAAATACAAACGGAGAGCGAGCTGCTTTCTCTGGCTATGAAGCGTAACTGTGTCCACCTGCCAGAGGGGCTTCTGGGTAGTGAAGTCCAGCTAGTCCACGCTGACTTTGTGCAAACCGTGGATCCACAGCTGCTGAGCAAAGAGTGAAGTTCCTGAAAGATCAGACGAAGCAGAGCGGCAGCGACTGAGGCGCCGACCTTTCGTAATAAGACGGTGACAGCGTGCCCCCCCCCGTGTGTTGCACTCTCACCACGAGCGAAGCTGATTTATTCAAATGGCAAAGATGATGGCCGATCAATCTGTGCACTCGCCATCTCCATGTCCAAATCCATTTGCCTGCTGCCGCTCGGAGACTTGGAAGCTCACGGCTCGTTAGCGCGAGCAGGAAGTGAACAGCTCGGCCACCAGACTGTTCCTCTCTGCAGCATCAGAGGCCTCGACACGGTCACTCCTAGTGCTGTGAAGTCTGCACAGCAAGGATCTCACAGGGTTTTAACTGTTTGAGGCCAGCGTAACTCACACTGATGCCAAAAGAAAGTGACTTTCCCTCGTCGGTCTGCACCTCACCGACGTGTCGCATGGGAGGGTTCACGGTCAGAGTGAGAACTGGGACCAGGCAGGACagagattgattgattgacttttaTTATTGTGTCGTGCACATCATTGTTGTAATTTAACAAGATGAGAAAGAAACTGGAACCAGAGCTGCAGCATCAATATCAAAActaaaccaataaaaaaatgaataaaccaTCCTGACGTTTTTTCGAAGGTTGCAATATTGAATAATAGTTATATTTCCTGTCGTATAGTTCTTCTGAAATCATCACAATAAGGACAAAATGGAAGAAACTGGCTGAGGGCAGTTTGGGATTCTTTCTCAACGTCTCTAAATTCACCCCCACATTATATTTCCTTTAACTTCTCTCAgtaatgtgtgtttcctgttcctATTCTTTTTAAGAACTCAGATTCCTGCGTTATTTACATCCcagttttctgctgctgccgtcGTCGTCTTCCTCTTCGCTCTTGGCACATCCGTGTGTTTCCTGACACGTTGCCGTCACCTGTAAACCTGGAATAGTGTGAAGCCACTGGCAGGAATGTGTGTTGCGTCATTCACATGTTCGCACACGTGCACTTTTTGTATATGTCTCcgtgcacaaacaaacaaagctcaTAAATCATTGAATCACGATGTTGTTAGAAGGTGATTTTAACTTGTTTATGtgagagcagcaggttgttgtaCATCATGCAGGCGGCTCCAGGCCGAGCAGTGGGTTAGCTCCTCACTTTAGTTTGAGCCAAGAAGCCAAACAGAGGTCAGATGTTGAAGTGCTTGTAGATGAGGTTTTTCCGGGGGGGTTCGGAGGCGGCTGGGGGCTCgaggtggagagaagagagagctgGGACGGATGTGGGGATATTTACtgcagtaaaagtacaaatacattgACAAACATAcaaccacattaacttttctacttaaGTAGAAGAAAGTAGGCACTTGCTTTTAAGTATACTTCAAGTATTACCTCTGTGTACTGATTCCCTGATGCAGTACTACATCCTGATGGCTGCTGCGCCAACACGAcaacgttttcatttgaaaaaccTTCAACTCTGCTTCAGAAACGTCTGACGTCCAAACTCTGGAGATTTAAAGTGTGTAAACTCTGCTGACTCTGCGATTCagtctgaacaaacagaaactgagatgtttggaaacaatgacgtagactcaacctcttgctgattggttcttttcAGTCACAACCTTCCCTGATtggtcaggctcctgtcacatgacctccttccaGATTAAAACAACCAGCCTCAGCTCCCAGAGAATCAATTACTTGTTACTGGCCCTGTTGTGTTAGTTAATTCTGTTCGTATCGACGAGGATTCaaactgatacggagccaaaacacttgttcagtttgaaaatgttccCAAAGGAAAACGTGGTCATATGGACaatgatgctgctgcaggaggcggggtctaatgctacctgcccgctctgattggatgaaaggaccaattcccctctcgttaacataaaaaaactatttataaaacgctttataaaaatgtagtggagcaGAAAGTACTCATTTGCATATATATGGAGTAAAAGCAAAGATTTTTGCAAATCAATCTACATAAGGAAAgtacagataaatgaaaaatgtacagaaactaaataaaagtactGTTACTTCCCACAGAACTTCTTTACTGTTGTTTAGGGAcgtgtgagaaagcaaatgtccgcTCGTGGTTTAGTGAAGAAAGAAGCAGTTTGTTCTGAAGCAGTTTGATTTAAAGAGACTTATATGAATTGAAACATCACAGGTGTATAACCTGATGTACGAGCATCAAACCATTATTGActtttcctcttcacctcctgcgTGAGACCTGGATCATTATGAGCTCTGACGTAAGTAACGAGGTGGGAGCTCGGGGCGTCGCTGCTCCTGAGGTCagcgaagaggaggaggaggctgacgATGATGAAGAGTTTGTTTGATTGGAGTCGCAGCTCATTGTTTGCAGAGGCTCCTCAGACGTGACGCCGGAGCAGGAATGCTGGAGAACCAGTAGCAGCAGCTTCAAACAGGGAATGAGATTTATTACAGTCACACAGGAGCCACGTCTCAGGGAGTTTCCCCCAGAGACGGATAATCCGCTGCAGAGTTTGAGGTTTGTTCACAAAGCATCGACTCGTCTTgtgttgtggtttattttgttacttTATTGTTTCTAAACGggagaaaagagtgaaactaTTAAAGCTGCACTCTGATCCTACGGAGACGTGTTCATGGGTTAaagacagtgagtgagtgagtgatagACAAAGTGAGTGTGAACTGAAACttcctttgacctctgaccctgagaCCCTGAGAGTCTCCAGCTGTCGAGGGACGTCCGACCTTCTCTGCAGTGAGAACTCCGGCCTGGTTTAACGAGTGAACTGTTGACTGGCTCGTCTTGTCCACGCTGTCGGTACCAGAAGGTGACACTTGAACAAATGACCCCGTTTGTCTAAACAATCCACTTTGATAGTAATTGGATTTCATTAAGGGAGCTTCCCCTGACAGCCGGTGCTGTTCCTGTCGGCCTCTCGTAGTAAACACGCTGCTGTTCCTCGGTTTCCACGATCAGCTCGTCCTGCACACGTCTGACATCCAGCACTCAGACTCGTGAAGTGTCTGAGACTGTTTCTAAGTCCGTGACGCTGCTGTGGAATTaataagaaaaagtgaaaactaaaaCACCAGATTAGGAAAGAAGGTTCTGCACATTTCCGTTATCTCATTTAATTATAAAGTCTCCAAACTTTCAGTATCTAGAGAAAAAAGAGACTCGAGGTTTATAATATTAAAGTTCTTCAAATCTGTGAAATCTGAAAAGGGCACGGAGACGTTTGTAGTGATCACAGATAACATCAATGCAAAGTCAtgattgaaaacattttgtaatCCAGAATAAATTtaacaataattattgatattattttaatacttttcctcgtgtaaaaaacacaacagcatcaattTGTCtacttttagaaaatgtttaaaaaagtcaGGAAGTGATGTGATCGCTTCCTGTTAAAGCTCCAGGATCATTGAATAATTAGTTTTGTCCGACTGAGACAACAAAACCCAGAAGTGTTGaattaataatgatattaaattTACAATGATatgaagaaaagcagcagatccTCACATTAAGATCCTGTAACTACACAATATGAGTGTATGTTCAATAGTTTCTGTTAAATGGTTGATTCACGTTTAGTTTCTACAGTGAAGATCAGATTCAGAGATCAATATCTGAAAATTGTCCTTATAAACATCTCGATATTAATTTTCCCTGTTCACAGATGTATTAATAAGTTCTCGATCATCAACACGTCTAAGCCGATTATGTTGCTCAGGAGAAGTTGACACCGTCGCCTGGTGTTTTCCACGACTCGCTGCCAAGGGCCGCTCGCCACGACCACGTTGGACTTTCACCCCTTATTCAAATCTTTTTTATCGTGCTCCTTCAGAGAttcttccttcctctgcacACAGAGTATGAAAACCATAACGTGTCCGTAACAAAGCTCTGCAGGTTCTGCTTCTCTGCACAGTTACAGCTTGAGAGCTGGAATCTCCTGAaccaggtttaaaaataaaacggTTTCTCCTCCCCGAGCTTCGTGCCAGCCGGCGAGCGAGGATGCAGATGGAGCCAAGAGAGAGGATTAACCTGAGAGCAGAAGGAAGTGTGGCAGGCACGGTGccccctctccatctccctcctcacacactaAACTAAATATgggaaaataacagaaaagacCATCAATGCCTTGTTTGTACGTTTTGCTCAAGCTGGAGAAGAAAGTCCTGTTTTATCTTTGACActcttgtgtttgtggttttggaTCAGACTCACTTCTCCACCTCAACATGTGGACACGTCCTCAGTGGGACGGGTCTACGACGGCAATAACACCAAACTGACAGGAGGACAAAATCACAGATTTGATCCAAGTTGATACCTTCACCCAGAACCTGCTGAAAACAAGAAGCTGAGGCAGAAAACCAGAGCTGacgtgtgttgttgttgttgttgttgtgatccAGAGCATCTTCTCGCGTGCTTCACTTCAGGTTTTAGCAGATATGGGTTACGTCTTAAAGCAGATACGAGCACTTCCTGAAATCTGATAGTGGTGTGAGCAGCGGCTGAGAGGAAGCGTGGAGGCCTGCGGCGTGATGATGcagcctgaggaggaggaggaggaggaggaggaggaggaggagggtttatacCTTCGTCCCACCCGTCAGGCTGATGGAAGCCGCTCTAATGGATTGATCACACGTTTTATTTCTCGTCGTTAATGGGAGCCGGTTTCTCCCCCTCGTCCATCTAGTAAACTGACGTGCGGCCGAGTGCGACTGTGACAGAACAATTTAACAttgctgctttttaatttcataattaAAACCAAGTGAATTATGGGTCAGCAAGGATTTGTTTAACTGTTCAGCAGCCGCACTAACAATAAATCCAGgacttgaaaaatgaaaaatctaaaCAGATGGTGTGTGGGTTGGTGCAAACGTCCCCGTCACCTTCAGaaaccaggtttttattttacgACTTGGACGATGATGGACAAGTCAGAAACAAGTCAAAAAATTTCAAGTATTTCGAGTATTTCAGGACGGGACAATATTTCCACCTCGTCATCGCTCCACGAGAAGAAAtccttcctgcttcctgttcacACGTGTccagagtgtgtgagtggtcacgtgatttgtgttgttgtgtgtttaatatGAACAGAGACGACTTCTCATAAGGAGCCAAAACGCTCGTCTGGACGTTTTAGTCGTTCTTGATTAGACAATATTATAAATGTTGTTCTAATGAGGACTGGAACCTGCTCTGGAGTCTGAATTGATTGacttttaatattcatttaaacataaaatcatttttattgactATAAATATAAGATATAGAATATTTAGAACTATTGATTGAAATGTAAATGGAGCGTTTGGGTTGATAGTGAAGCTGAACCTTCACCGACAGTCTGTTGAGACAGATGGTAGAAGTTCACGTCAGCAGGTCTGTTAACAGTTTCCAGTTAATCTTAATTTATTCCAGTTAATCTTTATTGTGATTCACATTCAAAGGAGCAAATTAAAATCCTCTCTGTGAAACCAGAAGCAGTCGTCGGGCCTGAGACACGAGCAGACACGAGGAGACTCGAGGAGACACGAGGAGACACGAGGAGACTCGAGGAGACACGGGGCTCGAGGAGACAAGAGACATGAGGAGACTCGAGGAGACAcgagagacatgagagacacaAGGAGACACTTCTCTGCAGGCGTCTCGCCTCTCGAGGTGGATTTGTGTTCTGAGTCGCGCTGAAGGAGCAGATTTCTCTCTGCGAGCTTTAGTTCCCCTCGGTCCCGGGCAGTCAAGAGGATTCAGGGATTTAGAGATTTGCTTTGTTGGATTGTCATATCGGGAACgagccttttttttaaaaacaactgcagcagcttcagaaaACGAGCTGGTGTTTCATtaagctgcagcagaagaagaaccTGTGGGAGCTTTTCACTCAGAACCTGCAGGATCCTGTCGTCTGATGGAAGACGGAGGTTCTGtcattaaaaagaaacatgatcCAAATTTAT belongs to Hippoglossus stenolepis isolate QCI-W04-F060 chromosome 9, HSTE1.2, whole genome shotgun sequence and includes:
- the LOC118114747 gene encoding protein yippee-like 1 isoform X1, whose product is MILLVFISEATVTSSCVSGLSEQTRTCSCRRRVTCLHTNTGLIFSVVSVWSVPHTRSTTTTAFACILQCFFCQQVQQSCNSSSASPDASEEPCPTDMVKMTKSKTFQAYLPSCHRTYSCIHCRAHLANHDELISKSFQGSQGRAYLFNSVVNVGCGPAEERVLLTGLHAVADIYCENCKTTLGWKYEHAFESSQKYKEGKFIIELAHMIKDNGWE